One region of Micromonospora ureilytica genomic DNA includes:
- a CDS encoding TetR/AcrR family transcriptional regulator, which translates to MTELEKGPQGRRRGRGARERILSASQQLFRDHGINRTGMDHLCAVAQVSKRTAYKHFTSKDELVAEYLRRFDPDVMPGVFDRTDLTPRERLLAAFEIPASTPLCPYIAAAVELHDPQHPASQYARDYKTAIAARLTETAREAGASNPEQLGEQLALLIDGASARTRVLNSESFPTAAAIAAVLIDNAIPASSPRQPSNDRGTTGSAPVVVRGQ; encoded by the coding sequence ATGACGGAGTTGGAGAAGGGCCCCCAGGGCCGACGCCGCGGCAGGGGCGCACGCGAACGCATCCTCAGCGCGTCACAGCAGCTATTCCGCGATCACGGCATCAACCGCACCGGCATGGACCACCTCTGCGCCGTGGCCCAGGTGTCCAAGCGCACGGCCTACAAGCACTTCACCAGCAAGGACGAACTCGTCGCCGAATACCTGCGCCGATTCGATCCCGACGTCATGCCCGGAGTGTTCGACCGAACCGACCTCACACCCCGCGAACGACTCCTCGCCGCCTTCGAGATTCCCGCCTCCACGCCCCTGTGCCCTTACATCGCGGCGGCCGTCGAACTCCACGACCCTCAACACCCCGCATCCCAGTACGCACGCGACTACAAGACCGCCATCGCCGCCCGACTCACCGAAACCGCCCGCGAAGCCGGCGCCAGCAACCCCGAACAACTCGGCGAACAACTGGCGCTGCTCATCGACGGCGCCTCGGCCCGCACCCGAGTCCTCAACAGCGAATCCTTCCCCACCGCCGCCGCCATCGCCGCCGTCCTCATCGACAACGCCATCCCCGCGTCATCTCCTCGGCAGCCCAGCAATGACCGCGGAACCACCGGGTCTGCTCCCGTTGTGGTGAGAGGCCAATGA
- a CDS encoding RNA polymerase sigma factor, translating into MSVIRTEAPLDDEALVTRARAGDLEAYNLLVARHTASAYRTAVLLGAGSDSEDVIQEAFVKAYRKLSRFRGDSSFRSWLLTIVANETRNLHRSRGRRDGLVLRAAAADPASEVVEDDAVGAVLAGERRASLVQALRQLPVRDREVIVCRFFLDLTEEETVAALGWPRGTVKSRTSRALAKLRGLLDSAEVRHG; encoded by the coding sequence ATGAGTGTGATCCGAACGGAGGCTCCCCTGGACGACGAGGCGCTCGTCACCCGCGCTCGGGCAGGTGACCTGGAGGCGTACAACCTCCTGGTCGCCCGGCACACCGCGTCCGCGTACCGGACGGCGGTGCTGCTCGGCGCCGGCTCGGACTCCGAGGACGTCATCCAGGAGGCGTTTGTGAAGGCGTACCGGAAGTTGTCCCGTTTTCGCGGCGACTCGTCGTTCCGGTCGTGGCTACTCACGATCGTCGCCAACGAGACCCGCAACCTGCACCGCTCCCGTGGCCGGCGCGACGGGCTCGTCCTGCGAGCGGCGGCAGCGGACCCGGCCTCCGAGGTCGTCGAGGACGACGCGGTCGGCGCGGTCCTCGCCGGGGAGCGCCGGGCGTCGCTGGTGCAGGCCCTGCGACAACTGCCGGTACGCGACCGTGAGGTGATCGTCTGCCGATTCTTCCTCGATCTCACCGAGGAGGAGACGGTGGCGGCTCTGGGCTGGCCCCGGGGCACTGTGAAGTCGCGCACGTCCCGGGCGCTGGCGAAGCTTCGCGGCCTGCTCGACAGTGCGGAGGTCCGGCATGGGTGA